In the Fragaria vesca subsp. vesca unplaced genomic scaffold, FraVesHawaii_1.0 scf0511315, whole genome shotgun sequence genome, AACTTTTCTGGGATCTCACTTAGTTCAGCATTCCCGTTTAGTAATAAAATCTGGAGATTTGGACATATCAACGCTTCGGGTGGCTTGCGAATTTCGTTCCTCATTAGTGAAATAGCAGTGCAGCCTTGATGTAATCCGCGTGGTGGCCAAGCCTTTAAACCACAGCCAGCTTTCACAAAAAACCGATGCCCATCTTCAGATTGTGCAATATTCAGGGCTGTATCTCGGATGACATCATGCATCTTTACACATCCTTTTTTCTCGCTATCCAAAAGCAAGCCAGAATTTTTCAAGTACTTGACCACTGTAACTACTATTCCTCTGGCTTCTTCCATTGTATCGGCATCTCGAAACAATCTTTTTCCGATCGTGTACCGGAACAAGTCTTCTATTTCGATGTCATCGTCTTCTGGGAACAGGCAACAAAGCAAGAAGCATGACTTGGAATCCCCATCTTTCAAGTAATTATAGCTTAATCTTATACATTGGAATGCGTTttcctcatcttcctcatgGCTGGGATTGACATATTTCGATTGCTCTAGTCGTTTAGCTGCCTTCTCCCATTCCTCCTGGTCCTCACCTCTGAGTGCCCTTCCAACAACTTTCAATGCAATCGGTAGACCCTTACACTCTCCAGCTACCCTCCATGCCACTTCCTTAAACGAGGTGGactcaaaagaaattgttccTACATTTCTCACAAACAAGGCCCAAGAATCTTCTTTTGATAGAATGTTGAGGGCGATTTTTTCATGGCACTCCATGGCATTACAGACACTCAATCTCCTTGTGGTGAGTAGGACTTTGGAATTGCATGTTTGAAGCTCTTTGTAGTCAGGGATCCCAATCTTTGACAACTTTATTTTATCCCATACATCGTCCAAGATTATAAGGAGCTTTTCTTTTCCCATTAGCTCCTTATGCAACCTATCAGCTCTTCCAGCTTGTGTCTCCTCCACGAATTTAAAGCCCAACGAATCTGCCAATGTACCTTGAACTATTTTCAAGTCAAGGTTTTGGGATACGACAGCAATAATCCAATGGTTAAAAGTACCATTTTTACTGGCTTGTGCAGCTACATGTCTCACCATGCTTGTCTTCCCAACGCCGCCCATGCCGTGGACACCAATGACAGTAATCTTGTCATCTGTTAGCGCCTCCATAACCTTGCGCATGGCTTCTTTTGTTGCTTCATATGCTTGGAAATTTCCTGTGGATTCAATTGGATCAAGTGATACTTTACTGCGGAGAGATTCCACAATCTTGTCCACAAGTTCACTGTGACTCCTACAAGGAAGAATTAAAGAGTTGTAAGGATTAAAAGTTGAGTGTTAGATATAcagaattgaaattgaaggcACAATGCTTACTTGAAATCATTTGTATTCCACCCTGAGATATTGGCCACTTTGCTTAAGGCAGCCCTCCATTGATTCATCTTCTCTGATTCATGTCGCTGAGAGGTTTCGTGCTTAGACAAAGCATCTCTGAAACTTCCCGTCTGATGTCGAACATTAGTAGGATCAACATGATAAAAAAGTGGCAAAATTCTGTTGTCTTCCATGGATAGACAAATCTCTCGAAgttcctccaaacaccaagCAGAAGAAGCGTAATTTTGCGAGAGAATTACGATTGCTAACCTTGACTCTTTAATTGCCTCTATGAGGGTGGGTGAAATAACATCCCCTACTTCAAGTCCTTGCTCATCCATGAACGTTTTGATTCCTCTACTACTAAGTCGATTGCAGATCTCGTTTGCAATCCCTTTGCGAGTGTCAGTAcccctgaaactcaaaaacacatcATACTTCCAGCTGCGAGTTGACGATGATGAAGAGGAGGCCATTGAAAACCTGCAACTGATTTCCAGACAGAAGCAATGAAGGGAGGAGACGAAGAAGACTGAATGTGAGACTGTGACTGGAAACAATAAGAGATCCAATAATGTCTCCTATTGCAGGTCATTGCCTCATTGGAACCCACCAAAGGCAAAAGCTTGTGGAaattatttaacccaaaagaAAGTTGTTAACAACCATGAAGTCATTTTAAATGAGTTAGTTGTCTGAATAAGGTGATCCTAATCTTTGGTTTCACATGGTGAAAATGTCATGATACAGAAATGTTTAAGTATTTAAAACCTATTGCTTGAGAAAACACCAACCCAGATGTTATAATATCTCAACTTGCTGCCGGCCAATAAGATAATCATATGTAATTAACTACAAAACTGGAAGTTGATCCGAAACTTGCTTAATACTTTAAAATGTGTGAAAATGATATCAAACAGTTCTCTAATTAATCTCACCCCGTGGTTAGTAGGTAGCCACTAGCCAGACAACGTTTACAAGTCGTTCCAATTTGTGTTATTGTAATGTTTGATACTTCGTTCTAGTTGAACACGATGGCCTCAAAAATATCTTTCATTGTTTATGAGCGCCTAATTATTCTTATGGCATCTTGACCTTGGGTCTTGCAGGACTCTGCTTTCTTTTTTACCAAAACCATTCTAACATTTCTACGTTCTACCCATCAAGCTagtcataactcataacaCTACTGATATCACATCCTTGTAACAAGAGCAATTTAATTCAAGACCAATTCAACTAATCACTTCACTCATACTAGCTTGGATTCTCCAATCTTTGTTGAGATCCTTGTCATTGCCCATTGAACTTGAATGTAAAATAATTATGTAatatgcttcttttttttgaaaatatgtatgtaattTGCTTTTGAAATCACAAGAGCTGGGGAAATCATTGGTGCTAAATTGCTAATGGGTCCTATGGCATCTTGACCTAAGAAGTATGAACATTGAGCTTAGTTTTGGAGGACTCTACTTTTTGAAACCAGTAAAAACCAATTCTATTTCTAGAGCATTTAGCACTTACTGGAAACTGGTAAGAATACAAACCCAGCGGCAAGAATACCTTGAGACATTTCCCAGAGCATGCCAACTGATCACTTCACTCTCAGTTAGGATGCCTATAGCAACTTTTTGTCCATCACATACGAGTTCCCAGCTAGATAACCAGCCTTGATGTGTATGTAGCTGAAACAGGCCTCCGTAACCATCTGGtccaaatgaaattaaaacagaaaaagtcACTGAATTTATTGTAACCAGCATGAGTAAAATAACTACATTGGGGgagaatttttgtttttacagcATAACAAATCATCTAGTCTATCAATCAAGTGACTTTGCACATTGATACCTGAACTGAACCCACATGATCATccacccaaaatataaaagataaCTTGATAACaatcagttttcttttctcattagCAAGGAGAATTGTCTAGTTTCTTTGATCCATTTGATCAGTGGGTGAGGCTTACCTAAACTAGGTAATATCTCATATGGAGGTTTATATTTCCACATGCCAGCTATTTCACGTAGTCAGTTGATGTCAATAGATTGTTTCAGTATATATAATTTCCATGGATTTTCTCATTCTAGCCTATTGGAGCTAAAAAAATTTACAGTATGGAAGAGAGGGGAAGAAAGTTGGATGCAGAAAAAGTTAAGTGGAGGCTATGAAATTTGCTGAAGTTTCAGAACTTTTGTCAATTTATGAAACTTCTTACTTTCCCACCTACACATACCAATCAATATTAAGCATCAGAACATATGCCTACCAAATTAGATTGTTAAATGTGAACTAAACTGACTGAATCAACCAACCAACAATTTCCCACGCATtttgaccaaaacaaaaaagtgacCTTAGTTTTGGACTACAGGTTAAACCTGTACAACCATCCAACCAGAAAAAATTTCCTTTGTTAACGTTTCATCTGAAACTAGTTCATATGTATAACATAGAACAACTGGCAGAGTACCACGATGACTGCAGTTAATGATGTTTAGaattatatgtttaaaattatacacacacatcCATTGGCAAAAATATCGAAGAACCAAATGTCCAAAACTCCACAAGTTAACAACTTTAGCAAATACTAAACCAGCAAAACAATATGATACAGACTGTTTTGGCTTCAGGATTGCTAAAGAGGATCGATGACAAGTTCTAGCAAGTTCATGCCCTACAAAGTTTTGGCTTTCAAATCTTGTCGAGGGCTCTGAATTTCTATACAAcatcatatatgtgtatatcaTATAATCAATCAGTCATcatcttgatgatgatgataatgaaaaaatgaaaaacatggaTCCCAAAGATGTAGGATCCGTCA is a window encoding:
- the LOC101300199 gene encoding disease resistance protein At4g27190-like; this translates as MASSSSSSTRSWKYDVFLSFRGTDTRKGIANEICNRLSSRGIKTFMDEQGLEVGDVISPTLIEAIKESRLAIVILSQNYASSAWCLEELREICLSMEDNRILPLFYHVDPTNVRHQTGSFRDALSKHETSQRHESEKMNQWRAALSKVANISGWNTNDFKSHSELVDKIVESLRSKVSLDPIESTGNFQAYEATKEAMRKVMEALTDDKITVIGVHGMGGVGKTSMVRHVAAQASKNGTFNHWIIAVVSQNLDLKIVQGTLADSLGFKFVEETQAGRADRLHKELMGKEKLLIILDDVWDKIKLSKIGIPDYKELQTCNSKVLLTTRRLSVCNAMECHEKIALNILSKEDSWALFVRNVGTISFESTSFKEVAWRVAGECKGLPIALKVVGRALRGEDQEEWEKAAKRLEQSKYVNPSHEEDEENAFQCIRLSYNYLKDGDSKSCFLLCCLFPEDDDIEIEDLFRYTIGKRLFRDADTMEEARGIVVTVVKYLKNSGLLLDSEKKGCVKMHDVIRDTALNIAQSEDGHRFFVKAGCGLKAWPPRGLHQGCTAISLMRNEIRKPPEALICPNLQILLLNGNAELSEIPEKLIQNLKELRVLDLSNTGISVLPQSFSLLTNLQALYLDHCRKLIDISIVGKLKKLEILSMRDCPKGQLSREIEQLTNLRILDVNRTWAAGGMVTIPSKVIPKLHKLEELYMVYCGFEDGWYVAEGPRERTNIIRFDELAGLSNLNKLQLGLSDESFIPKNVEVAPDWDYFCIIIYGRCTSSIFREEDRNSRFLFLSGATISTLPDWFIKAVTEKTEKLEYYCCGGMSDIVMEYDHGRLHKLKHLTVARQHDELKELMNTTRRVETGPVFENLEELHLIELIHLEELCVGELPPRSLSNLKVFNVFLGESLKSVSEFVQRLPNLEKLDLNYTPKLEYVFRCEGFEPEQSKLREMHLLGPNSVKSICSGPAPRAMFQSLKILTIYSCDLLQSLFASDVAQCLVQLEDILVEDCPLLERVMEAVNKEKTVLPKLKNLVLRHLPILYGAIAAVDIECPSLEHLMVVYCPKLLFSTSSDLFEAFKSRNQFSFSASTSDPVQLNDPQLYQTLHCRTSGF